Proteins encoded within one genomic window of Chitinophaga parva:
- the cmk gene encoding (d)CMP kinase — MKKIVITIDGYSSCGKSTLARQLARQLNYVYIDSGAMYRAITLYFIYNRVQWELPEAVAEALSNIELEFVPNEQTGFSEMHLNGENVEHQIREMLVADKVSDVAAIGAVREFAVAQQQKMGAQKGIIMDGRDIGTTVFPHAELKIFMTADTAVRVERRFKELYAKNPQITIQEVKENLERRDYIDTNREISPLRKAEDAIILDNSNLTMDEQLDLAIQWVDDILLVQRS; from the coding sequence ATGAAAAAGATTGTAATTACGATAGACGGCTACTCTTCCTGCGGAAAGAGCACCCTGGCCCGCCAACTGGCCCGCCAGCTGAATTATGTGTACATCGATAGCGGCGCTATGTACCGTGCCATTACCCTCTATTTTATTTACAACCGGGTGCAATGGGAACTGCCGGAAGCGGTGGCGGAAGCATTGTCCAACATTGAGCTGGAATTTGTGCCCAACGAGCAGACCGGTTTTTCTGAAATGCATCTGAATGGCGAGAACGTGGAGCACCAGATCCGTGAAATGCTGGTGGCCGATAAAGTGAGCGACGTGGCTGCCATTGGCGCCGTGCGCGAATTTGCAGTGGCCCAGCAACAGAAAATGGGGGCCCAGAAAGGCATCATCATGGATGGGAGGGACATTGGTACCACCGTGTTCCCCCACGCAGAGCTCAAGATCTTCATGACCGCCGATACCGCCGTGCGCGTGGAACGCCGTTTTAAAGAGCTGTACGCCAAAAATCCCCAGATCACCATCCAGGAAGTAAAAGAAAACCTGGAACGCCGCGATTACATTGATACCAACCGTGAAATAAGCCCTCTCAGAAAGGCTGAGGACGCTATCATATTGGATAACAGCAACTTAACAATGGATGAGCAGTTGGACCTTGCTATCCAATGGGTTGACGACATCCTGCTGGTACAGCGTTCCTGA
- a CDS encoding ATP-dependent Clp protease ATP-binding subunit — protein MDQNFSPQVKEIISFSREEALRLGNDFIGTEHLLLGIIREGEGTAVKILQALNVDLYELRKEVELAVKDKTGKNIANINSLPLTKQAEKVIRVTVLEAKALKSPTVETEHLMLSILKNKENVCTQILQQFDVDYDTFKNELGFVKSSEPKAEFDDPGEEEFEDERKSYSSKAKQANTKSKTPVLDNFGRDITKLAESGSLDPIVGREQEIERVSQILSRRKKNNPILIGEPGVGKTAIVEGLALRIVQRKVSRVLFDKRVVSLDLAALVAGTKYRGQFEERMKAIMNELEKNRDVILFIDEIHTIVGAGGASGSLDASNIFKPALARGELQCIGASTLDEYRMYIEKDGALDRRFQKVMVDPPTVDETIQILNNIKPRYEEYHNVSYNQEAIDACVKLSDRYMTDRLLPDKAIDVLDEVGARVHLKNINVPQNILDLEKQIEDIKQEKNKVVKSQRFEEAAALRDTEKKLGEDLEKAKANWEEEVKHKRYPIDEEAIAEVVSMMTGIPVKRMVQAETEKLRRMGEDLKGAVVGQDDAIVKVTKAIQRNRVGLKDPKKPIGTFIFLGPTGVGKTELAKSLARYMFDSEDALIRIDMSEYMEKFSVSRLIGAPPGYVGYEEGGQLTEKVRRKPYSVILLDEIEKAHPDIYNLLLQVLDDGILTDGLGRKVDFKNTLIIMTSNIGARQLKDFGAGVGFSTNNRIANEEENTKAVIEKALKRTFSPEFLNRIDDVIIFNSLSKEHIYTIIDITMQSVLKRLNNLGFSLELTDEAKGFLADKGYDQQFGARPLHRAIQKYLEDPLAEEILNMNIHNGDVLIADLDKENQKLVFTIKKQGSEVTQI, from the coding sequence ATGGACCAGAATTTTTCACCGCAAGTAAAGGAGATCATTTCGTTCAGCAGGGAGGAAGCTTTGCGCTTAGGAAATGATTTCATCGGTACCGAGCACCTCCTGCTGGGTATCATCCGGGAAGGAGAGGGGACGGCCGTCAAGATTTTGCAGGCGCTGAATGTAGACTTATATGAGCTTCGCAAAGAAGTAGAACTGGCTGTAAAAGATAAAACAGGCAAGAACATCGCGAACATCAATAGTTTACCACTCACCAAGCAGGCAGAAAAAGTGATCCGCGTAACGGTGCTGGAGGCGAAAGCGCTCAAAAGCCCTACCGTGGAGACCGAGCACCTGATGCTCTCCATACTGAAGAACAAAGAAAACGTTTGCACACAGATCTTACAACAATTCGACGTGGACTACGATACATTTAAAAATGAGCTGGGCTTTGTGAAATCTTCCGAGCCGAAAGCTGAATTTGACGATCCCGGAGAAGAAGAATTTGAAGACGAACGCAAAAGCTATTCCTCCAAAGCCAAACAAGCCAACACCAAGTCAAAGACCCCGGTGCTGGATAACTTTGGCCGCGACATCACCAAGCTGGCCGAAAGCGGCAGCCTCGATCCCATCGTAGGCCGTGAGCAGGAAATAGAACGTGTGTCCCAGATCCTTTCCCGCCGTAAAAAGAATAACCCGATCCTGATCGGGGAGCCCGGTGTAGGTAAAACCGCTATCGTGGAAGGCCTGGCCCTCCGCATTGTACAGCGCAAGGTAAGCCGCGTATTGTTCGACAAACGCGTGGTAAGCCTGGACCTGGCCGCCCTGGTGGCCGGTACCAAATACCGTGGCCAGTTTGAAGAAAGGATGAAAGCCATCATGAACGAACTGGAAAAGAACCGCGACGTGATCCTCTTTATCGATGAGATCCACACCATCGTGGGCGCTGGTGGCGCTTCCGGCTCGCTGGACGCTTCCAACATCTTTAAACCAGCCCTGGCACGTGGCGAGCTCCAATGCATTGGCGCCTCCACCCTGGACGAGTACCGCATGTACATCGAAAAGGACGGCGCACTGGACCGCCGCTTCCAGAAAGTAATGGTAGATCCTCCCACCGTGGATGAAACCATCCAGATCCTCAATAACATCAAGCCGCGTTATGAAGAATACCATAACGTAAGCTACAACCAGGAAGCCATCGACGCCTGCGTGAAGCTCAGCGACCGTTACATGACGGACCGCCTGCTGCCGGACAAAGCCATCGACGTGCTGGACGAGGTAGGCGCCCGCGTGCACCTGAAAAACATCAACGTGCCGCAGAACATCCTCGACCTGGAAAAACAGATCGAAGACATTAAACAGGAAAAAAATAAGGTCGTGAAGAGCCAGCGCTTTGAAGAAGCCGCCGCCCTCCGCGATACTGAAAAGAAACTGGGAGAAGACCTCGAAAAGGCTAAAGCCAATTGGGAAGAAGAAGTGAAACACAAACGCTACCCGATCGACGAAGAAGCCATTGCAGAGGTAGTGAGCATGATGACCGGCATCCCGGTAAAACGCATGGTACAGGCCGAGACCGAAAAGCTGCGCCGCATGGGTGAAGACCTGAAAGGCGCTGTGGTAGGGCAGGATGATGCCATCGTGAAAGTGACCAAGGCCATCCAGCGCAACCGCGTGGGCCTGAAAGATCCGAAGAAACCCATCGGTACCTTCATCTTCCTCGGTCCTACCGGTGTAGGGAAAACCGAGCTGGCCAAATCCCTGGCCCGCTATATGTTCGACTCAGAAGATGCGCTGATCCGCATAGACATGAGCGAATACATGGAAAAATTCTCCGTAAGCCGCCTCATTGGCGCGCCTCCCGGATATGTAGGTTACGAAGAAGGCGGCCAGCTCACTGAAAAAGTGCGCCGCAAACCTTACTCCGTGATCCTGCTGGATGAGATCGAAAAGGCACACCCGGACATCTACAACCTGCTGCTGCAGGTGCTGGACGACGGCATCCTGACCGATGGCCTGGGCCGTAAGGTGGACTTTAAGAACACCCTGATCATCATGACCTCCAACATTGGCGCCCGCCAGTTGAAAGACTTTGGCGCCGGGGTGGGTTTCTCCACGAACAATCGCATTGCCAACGAAGAGGAAAATACTAAGGCAGTGATCGAGAAAGCGCTGAAACGCACCTTCTCTCCGGAGTTCCTGAACAGGATTGACGATGTGATCATCTTCAACAGCTTGTCCAAAGAACACATCTACACTATCATCGACATCACGATGCAGAGTGTACTGAAACGCCTGAACAACCTGGGCTTCAGCCTGGAACTGACCGACGAGGCAAAAGGCTTCCTGGCAGACAAGGGCTACGACCAGCAGTTTGGCGCCAGGCCGCTGCACAGGGCCATCCAGAAATACCTGGAAGATCCCCTGGCCGAGGAGATCCTCAACATGAACATTCACAACGGTGATGTGCTCATTGCCGACCTGGATAAAGAAAACCAGAAACTGGTGTTTACCATCAAGAAACAAGGAAGCGAGGTAACTCAAATCTAA
- a CDS encoding response regulator — protein MSNNYDPALLHGKKILCIEDNPLEQMLLTRVLKIMGLDACMASTALEGLDMAHEMHPGLILLDMHLPEMNGSEVLHRIRNEKALNEVPVVMVTANVWGNERQELLDAGASDVLTKPILPETLRQTLYRLM, from the coding sequence ATGAGTAATAATTACGATCCTGCCCTTTTGCATGGAAAAAAAATACTTTGTATAGAAGATAATCCCCTGGAGCAGATGCTGCTCACCCGGGTCCTGAAGATCATGGGGCTGGATGCCTGCATGGCTTCTACCGCCCTGGAAGGGCTGGATATGGCCCACGAGATGCACCCCGGCCTGATCCTGCTGGATATGCACCTGCCCGAAATGAATGGCAGCGAGGTGCTGCACCGTATCCGCAACGAAAAGGCCCTGAACGAGGTGCCCGTGGTAATGGTCACTGCCAATGTATGGGGCAATGAGCGCCAGGAACTCCTGGACGCCGGCGCCAGCGATGTGCTCACCAAACCGATCCTCCCCGAAACGCTGCGCCAGACCTTGTACCGGTTAATGTAG
- a CDS encoding ABC transporter permease gives MNVLNLFRIALIALQRNKLRAFLTMLGIIIGVAAVIAMVAIGQGSKQSIHDQLSNMGSNMITILPASNLTGGARIDASSLQTLTIDDVNALERKSEYLSAISPVSATKGQAINGALNWPTSMQGVGPDYFDIRKLILKDGILFSENDVKAAAKVCVLGQTVVSNLFPNGEDPIGKVIRFNRIPFTVIGVLVPKGESAFGQDQDDIIVAPYTTVQKRILATIYFQNIVASSTSEQTSDAATNEITDILRARHRLRTSDENDFSVRTMAELINTLSSTSQLLTVLLTAIAGISLVIGGIGIMNIMYVSVTERTKEIGLRMSIGARGIDILMQFLIEAIVISVTGGLIGILLGITSSLLISRLLGWPTLISESSIVLSFLVCAITGVFFGYYPAQKASRLDPIEALRYE, from the coding sequence ATGAATGTTTTAAACCTGTTCCGCATAGCCCTCATTGCCCTGCAGCGCAACAAGCTGCGGGCTTTCCTGACCATGCTGGGCATCATCATCGGCGTGGCCGCGGTGATTGCCATGGTGGCCATCGGCCAGGGGTCCAAGCAGAGCATTCATGACCAGTTGTCAAACATGGGATCTAACATGATCACCATCCTGCCGGCCAGTAACCTCACGGGCGGTGCCCGCATAGATGCTTCCAGCCTGCAAACCCTCACGATCGATGATGTGAACGCGCTGGAGCGCAAAAGCGAGTACCTGAGCGCTATTTCGCCCGTGAGCGCTACCAAGGGGCAGGCCATTAACGGCGCCCTGAACTGGCCTACCAGCATGCAGGGCGTGGGGCCTGACTACTTTGACATCCGCAAGCTGATACTGAAAGACGGGATCCTTTTTTCCGAAAATGACGTGAAGGCGGCGGCCAAGGTATGCGTGCTGGGGCAAACCGTGGTGAGTAATCTTTTTCCCAACGGCGAGGACCCCATCGGTAAGGTGATCCGCTTTAATCGTATTCCCTTCACCGTTATAGGCGTGCTGGTACCAAAAGGGGAGAGCGCCTTCGGGCAGGACCAGGACGACATCATCGTGGCGCCTTACACCACCGTGCAGAAGCGCATCCTGGCCACTATTTATTTCCAGAACATCGTGGCCTCTTCCACCAGTGAGCAAACCAGCGATGCGGCTACCAACGAGATCACGGATATCCTGCGCGCCCGCCACCGGCTGCGGACCTCCGATGAGAACGACTTTTCCGTGCGCACCATGGCAGAGCTGATCAACACACTGAGCTCCACCAGCCAGTTGCTGACCGTGCTGCTCACGGCTATTGCCGGTATTTCCCTGGTGATAGGCGGTATCGGTATCATGAACATCATGTACGTGAGCGTAACGGAGCGCACCAAGGAAATAGGGCTGCGCATGAGCATAGGGGCCCGGGGTATAGACATCCTCATGCAGTTTCTCATTGAGGCCATCGTGATCAGTGTTACCGGGGGGCTGATCGGCATTTTGCTGGGCATTACCAGCTCCCTCCTCATCAGCAGGTTGCTGGGCTGGCCCACCTTGATCTCGGAGTCGTCCATTGTCCTGTCTTTCCTGGTGTGCGCCATCACCGGGGTGTTTTTTGGCTATTACCCCGCGCAGAAGGCCTCCCGCCTGGATCCTATCGAAGCCCTGCGGTATGAATAG
- a CDS encoding beta strand repeat-containing protein: protein MTSTLRKIGRLLLVAAISLLVSEAKAQLKVGDNPTNIKRSAILELESTQQGLLLPRLGDTAQINLLTPPDGMIIYLKNGIPASEGLYVRHNNAWELMANTATALNNWSLNGNTLTAGQYFGSNNLQDVIFKTNNAEVFRATAAGNLQVSSTAVPAGTAETSVLLLKADGTILQRTISANAFKTAVGNLTVNADNTKNAVNVTANADGSNTVDLPIMVGTAGQQYGFLTIADWQKLQTLAGDNISIDDFTASVAATDANKGAQITFDAPTNKYVIKMVAASATQVGIVTTGAQTFGGDKTFANNVNVTGNAVVSGNQTVGGTLGVTGATTLGNTLDVTGATTLNSSLAVTGTSTLNGATTVNNTLHATGATTLDNGVTVTNGGANITGATTVNGNTSFTGNHLQTGDLHVTGNTTLDKNVTLPGVVATSETSNIDVLIKNGTTNQVEYKTLNSAAFDGAIRALVDKVSGTAVKDSAITFATDSVGANFNLAFDATAGAEKITFNIPSASTANRGLVTNGIQAFGGEKSFANTVAVGTTAAATSTLDVKGSMATKIVSTAANYTATDADNTILVNPAAGATVTVTLPNATAAIDGRMYTIKKIGGGYTATVTINSNKIEDGATSYSIYNDWSFVTVQALAGTWYIIKH from the coding sequence ATGACATCAACGCTACGCAAGATAGGGCGCCTGTTGCTGGTTGCCGCTATTTCTTTGCTCGTATCCGAGGCAAAAGCCCAGCTGAAAGTAGGTGACAACCCTACCAACATTAAACGCTCCGCTATCCTTGAATTAGAGAGCACCCAACAAGGTTTGCTGTTACCGCGATTAGGTGACACTGCCCAGATCAACCTCCTCACACCTCCCGATGGAATGATCATCTACCTGAAGAACGGCATCCCCGCTTCAGAAGGGCTCTACGTGCGTCACAACAACGCCTGGGAACTGATGGCCAACACCGCCACTGCCCTGAACAACTGGAGCCTGAATGGTAACACCCTCACTGCCGGCCAGTATTTTGGCTCTAACAACTTGCAGGATGTTATCTTCAAAACAAACAATGCAGAGGTGTTCCGCGCTACTGCCGCCGGCAACCTGCAGGTATCTTCTACCGCTGTACCTGCGGGCACTGCGGAAACTTCCGTGCTGCTGCTGAAAGCGGATGGCACCATCCTCCAGCGCACCATCAGCGCCAACGCGTTTAAAACCGCTGTAGGTAACCTGACCGTGAATGCAGACAACACCAAGAACGCAGTGAATGTAACTGCAAACGCAGACGGGTCCAACACCGTGGACCTGCCCATCATGGTCGGTACCGCAGGTCAGCAGTATGGATTCCTGACCATTGCAGACTGGCAGAAACTCCAGACCCTGGCTGGCGATAACATCAGCATCGACGACTTCACGGCAAGCGTGGCGGCTACTGATGCAAACAAGGGCGCCCAGATCACCTTCGATGCCCCTACCAACAAGTATGTGATCAAGATGGTAGCTGCCAGCGCTACACAGGTAGGTATTGTAACCACCGGTGCACAGACCTTTGGCGGTGATAAGACCTTTGCCAACAACGTAAACGTAACCGGCAATGCTGTTGTAAGCGGCAACCAGACAGTAGGCGGCACCCTGGGGGTAACCGGCGCTACTACGCTGGGCAACACCCTGGACGTAACCGGTGCCACTACGCTGAACAGCAGCCTGGCAGTAACCGGTACCTCCACACTGAATGGTGCCACCACTGTAAATAACACCCTGCACGCCACTGGTGCTACCACCCTGGATAACGGTGTAACAGTAACCAACGGCGGCGCAAATATCACCGGCGCCACTACCGTGAATGGCAACACTTCCTTCACCGGTAACCACCTTCAAACCGGCGACCTGCATGTAACCGGCAACACTACCCTGGATAAAAATGTAACACTGCCTGGCGTTGTGGCCACCAGTGAAACCAGCAACATCGATGTGCTGATCAAGAATGGCACCACTAACCAGGTAGAGTACAAAACGCTGAACAGCGCTGCATTTGACGGTGCTATTCGCGCCCTGGTAGATAAAGTTAGCGGTACCGCAGTAAAAGATTCCGCAATCACTTTCGCTACAGACTCTGTAGGTGCCAACTTCAACCTCGCATTTGATGCTACCGCCGGTGCTGAAAAGATCACTTTCAATATTCCTTCTGCCAGCACGGCTAACAGGGGGCTGGTGACCAATGGCATCCAGGCTTTTGGTGGCGAAAAGAGCTTCGCTAACACCGTAGCAGTAGGTACCACTGCCGCCGCCACATCTACCCTGGATGTGAAAGGTTCCATGGCTACCAAGATCGTAAGCACTGCCGCAAACTACACCGCCACCGACGCAGATAATACCATCCTGGTTAATCCTGCTGCCGGCGCCACGGTGACCGTTACACTGCCCAACGCAACAGCTGCCATCGACGGTCGCATGTATACCATCAAGAAAATTGGTGGTGGCTATACCGCTACTGTAACCATCAATTCCAATAAGATCGAAGATGGTGCTACTTCTTACAGCATCTATAACGACTGGAGCTTTGTAACCGTACAGGCACTTGCCGGTACCTGGTACATCATCAAGCACTAA
- a CDS encoding STAS domain-containing protein — protein sequence MKFKIDTKEKLVIFSPETTAMDAILADELRQLALENPAYVDQNLVLDLHSVTSASPEGVEAILAVYQHAYAHAHSCCLTGVTPAIAAQLQAAHAEFLNITPTLSEAIDIVMMEELERELSWEDDDTAASDE from the coding sequence ATGAAGTTCAAAATTGATACCAAAGAAAAACTGGTGATTTTTAGTCCGGAAACTACGGCGATGGATGCTATTCTGGCAGACGAGCTGAGGCAACTGGCACTGGAAAATCCGGCCTATGTTGACCAAAACCTCGTACTGGACCTGCATTCCGTGACTTCGGCCTCCCCGGAAGGTGTGGAAGCCATTTTAGCAGTATACCAGCACGCTTATGCACATGCACATTCCTGCTGCCTTACCGGCGTAACGCCTGCTATTGCTGCCCAGCTACAGGCCGCGCATGCTGAATTCCTGAACATTACCCCCACCCTTTCGGAAGCTATTGACATCGTAATGATGGAAGAGCTGGAACGCGAATTGAGCTGGGAAGACGATGACACTGCAGCATCGGACGAATAG
- a CDS encoding ribonuclease Z, translated as MFAVTILGNNSALPTLDRHPTAQVITCNDQLMLVDCGEGTQLQMAKYRVRRSRIQRVFISHLHGDHYFGLIGFINTISLLGRTEPLHVYGPPELLPILQLQLDVAGTVLNFDMHFTPLTPEGCGLLFREKDLEVSYFPTDHRIPCYGFRFELVKRKRRIVPEQARQYEIPSAFYSKLGEGADYIRKDGTVVKNDWVTLPPPKGKSYVYCADTRYNEALLLPHVNGADLVYHETTYLQDQEARAWDRYHSTSVQAATLAAKGNVKQLLIGHFSSKYQEVEGFLDECKPLFAPTDIAREGVTYLV; from the coding sequence ATGTTCGCTGTTACCATCTTAGGAAATAATTCCGCCTTACCTACACTGGACCGTCACCCTACCGCGCAGGTCATCACCTGCAATGATCAACTGATGCTGGTGGATTGTGGCGAGGGCACCCAACTGCAAATGGCAAAGTACCGGGTGCGCCGCAGCCGCATCCAGCGCGTTTTTATCAGCCACCTCCACGGCGACCATTATTTCGGATTGATCGGCTTCATTAACACCATCAGCCTGCTGGGCCGCACAGAGCCCCTGCACGTTTACGGCCCGCCGGAGCTGCTGCCCATCCTGCAACTGCAGCTGGATGTAGCCGGCACAGTCCTCAATTTCGACATGCACTTCACCCCCCTTACGCCTGAAGGCTGCGGGTTGCTTTTCCGCGAAAAAGACCTGGAAGTAAGCTACTTTCCCACCGATCACCGCATACCCTGCTATGGATTCCGCTTTGAACTGGTAAAGCGTAAACGCCGCATTGTGCCCGAACAGGCCCGCCAGTACGAAATCCCGTCTGCCTTTTACAGCAAGCTGGGAGAAGGGGCCGATTATATCCGCAAAGACGGCACCGTGGTGAAGAATGATTGGGTGACCCTGCCTCCGCCCAAAGGCAAAAGCTACGTGTACTGTGCAGACACGCGCTATAACGAGGCTTTACTGCTGCCCCATGTAAACGGAGCAGACCTGGTTTACCATGAAACCACCTACCTGCAGGACCAGGAAGCAAGGGCCTGGGACCGCTACCACAGCACGTCTGTGCAGGCAGCCACCCTGGCGGCAAAAGGAAATGTGAAACAATTACTAATCGGACATTTTTCTTCCAAGTACCAGGAGGTGGAAGGGTTCCTGGATGAATGCAAGCCGCTCTTTGCACCTACGGACATTGCGCGGGAAGGGGTTACGTACCTCGTGTGA
- a CDS encoding T9SS type A sorting domain-containing protein: protein MRYIYSIILCCLLSLTAAAQQGFYIPAGGQAWIGSNKPVAVFCDVQHNGILGSNPNAILDFLGRQWNNGNNATLPDESADGLTGTGGTFFFMRGTGQQLVYGNYNVSTKSGTSFPNLTLNNTGGLLLADLSDLKIRRTLGFNTGLIYLNGWNLSVGQQNPGSITGYSDKAFVVTGTDVSGGRLYREQVGSADGKVVFPVGTTDDNYAPAAIENAGNTMDFNVRVFDSVYTAAITGPIINPPHVTQTWNVGHDGGVSGDVNLWLQHFNLREGDLYAASRDNGYISRYIAPSYDSLGAVPSLGQSGTLTQGAALPDATLHHRNFTALGSEEYFTKSVVDGTGIPADLIFNAWRIDENLVHTEWRTSQERNNKYFSLQRRLENEKDFREVATVATKAPGGNSSHRLDYDYQDNNDYDDWSYYRVKAVSKAGKETFSAIKAVPPMVSVTVFPNPNRGQFEVKLRGIHHVVTLRLINVWGQTVREYNFQNDTDVQVKNLAKATYLLVLYDQPTSRVIYTTKVIVIDNDGN, encoded by the coding sequence ATGCGCTATATCTACTCCATAATACTTTGTTGCCTGCTCTCGCTTACGGCAGCTGCCCAGCAGGGCTTTTACATCCCTGCCGGCGGCCAGGCCTGGATAGGCAGCAATAAGCCGGTGGCTGTTTTTTGCGATGTGCAACACAATGGTATACTCGGCTCCAATCCCAATGCGATCCTGGATTTCCTGGGCCGGCAATGGAACAATGGCAACAACGCCACCCTGCCGGATGAAAGCGCAGACGGCCTGACCGGCACCGGCGGTACCTTCTTCTTCATGCGTGGCACAGGCCAGCAGCTGGTATACGGCAATTACAACGTAAGCACCAAATCCGGTACCAGCTTCCCGAACCTCACGCTCAATAACACCGGTGGCCTGCTGCTGGCTGATCTCAGTGACCTGAAGATCCGCCGCACCCTGGGCTTTAATACCGGCCTCATTTACCTGAACGGCTGGAACCTCAGTGTAGGACAGCAAAACCCCGGCTCCATCACCGGCTACAGTGATAAAGCATTTGTGGTGACCGGCACTGATGTAAGCGGTGGCCGCCTTTACCGGGAGCAGGTGGGCAGTGCGGATGGAAAGGTGGTATTTCCCGTAGGTACCACAGATGACAACTACGCCCCCGCTGCCATTGAAAATGCCGGCAATACCATGGACTTCAACGTGCGGGTGTTCGACAGCGTGTACACCGCTGCCATCACCGGCCCCATAATCAATCCGCCGCACGTAACACAAACCTGGAACGTAGGCCACGACGGCGGCGTTTCAGGAGATGTGAACCTCTGGTTGCAGCACTTCAACCTGCGGGAGGGCGACCTGTATGCCGCCAGCCGCGATAATGGCTACATCAGCCGTTACATAGCCCCCAGTTACGATTCGCTGGGTGCAGTGCCCAGCCTGGGCCAGTCTGGTACCCTCACGCAGGGCGCCGCCCTCCCGGACGCTACACTGCACCACCGCAATTTTACAGCACTGGGTAGCGAAGAATACTTCACCAAGTCCGTGGTAGATGGCACCGGCATCCCGGCAGACCTGATCTTTAACGCCTGGCGCATAGACGAGAACCTGGTGCACACGGAATGGCGCACCTCCCAGGAACGCAATAACAAATACTTCTCCCTGCAACGCAGGCTGGAAAATGAAAAAGACTTCAGGGAAGTTGCTACCGTGGCTACCAAAGCTCCCGGCGGCAATAGCAGCCACCGCCTGGATTATGATTACCAGGACAACAACGACTATGACGACTGGAGCTACTACCGCGTAAAGGCGGTGAGCAAGGCAGGCAAGGAGACTTTCTCCGCCATCAAGGCTGTGCCGCCCATGGTATCTGTAACAGTATTCCCCAACCCGAACCGTGGCCAGTTTGAAGTGAAGCTGCGCGGCATCCACCACGTAGTAACATTGCGCCTCATCAATGTCTGGGGACAAACTGTACGGGAATACAACTTCCAGAACGATACTGACGTACAGGTGAAGAACCTGGCCAAGGCCACCTACCTCCTGGTACTCTATGACCAGCCCACTTCCCGCGTGATCTATACTACGAAGGTGATTGTGATTGACAATGATGGGAATTAG